A genomic segment from Lutibacter sp. A80 encodes:
- a CDS encoding MarR family winged helix-turn-helix transcriptional regulator, producing the protein MTIIDILIRLRKIVRSVNLESKRVEKEQGVSIPQLLCLQYLAEQEDYKTNAAKLKAFLNLNASTISGILRRLEKKGFVAKLPKATDKRVTLISLTASGMDLLQSAPITFQQKLSEKLQALPPEKLLTIIEGIDLLTQIMEVDELDASPIITAEEFQTEK; encoded by the coding sequence ATGACTATTATTGATATTCTAATTAGATTGCGTAAGATTGTTCGCTCTGTAAACCTAGAAAGTAAACGGGTAGAGAAAGAACAAGGTGTTAGTATTCCACAACTTTTGTGTTTGCAATACTTAGCAGAACAAGAAGATTATAAAACAAATGCAGCTAAGCTAAAAGCATTTTTAAATTTAAATGCGAGTACTATTTCAGGAATTTTACGCCGATTAGAAAAAAAAGGATTCGTTGCAAAACTGCCTAAAGCAACTGATAAAAGAGTAACTCTTATTTCATTAACGGCTAGTGGTATGGATTTGCTACAGTCTGCTCCAATAACATTTCAGCAAAAATTGAGTGAAAAATTACAAGCACTTCCACCAGAAAAACTATTAACTATTATAGAAGGGATTGATCTGTTAACACAAATAATGGAAGTTGATGAGTTAGATGCTTCACCTATAATTACTGCTGAGGAATTTCAAACTGAAAAATAA
- a CDS encoding sugar MFS transporter yields the protein MSNKKVNTLPIFLAFLCMGFGDVVGPMVSLAKETFELTNFLATLLPFSGFLMFGILSIPMGIYQDRKGKKKVLLIGLAIAFIGLLMPILSGMYGPIIEVAAVDLQSKFYVILGSILLLGAGATVLQVSGNPIMRDVSAPGMFSSNLSLGQSIKAIGSSLGFLLPPFAVMAGMDWTLLFPIYSVLILITFAWTSKLKIEEVKHEDETPASLVSCLSLLKNKYVLMMVMAIFVYVGAEVSMSSGIPILLKEEFGIEGFSLWLSWALFFLPILIGRFSGAAILTKIKPIKFLFVTVILSIIGVFLLIFGNTVLAYTGIILVGLGFANIFPLVFSITVDKLPERANELSGLMVTAIVGGAFVPPIMGYVADSTSVLLGFLVPLACLIYILFSAVVASKK from the coding sequence ATGAGTAATAAAAAAGTAAATACGTTACCAATATTTTTAGCCTTTTTATGTATGGGTTTTGGAGATGTTGTTGGGCCAATGGTAAGTTTAGCAAAAGAAACTTTTGAGCTAACAAATTTTTTAGCAACCTTATTGCCTTTTAGTGGGTTTTTAATGTTTGGAATATTATCTATTCCCATGGGAATATACCAAGATAGAAAAGGAAAGAAAAAAGTGTTATTAATAGGTTTAGCAATTGCTTTTATAGGACTTTTAATGCCTATTTTATCTGGAATGTACGGGCCAATAATAGAGGTTGCAGCAGTAGATTTACAATCTAAATTTTATGTAATTTTAGGATCTATATTATTGTTAGGAGCAGGAGCAACCGTTTTACAAGTTTCAGGAAATCCAATAATGCGAGATGTATCAGCACCAGGAATGTTTTCTAGTAATTTGTCTTTAGGGCAATCAATAAAAGCTATCGGTTCTTCGTTAGGTTTTTTATTACCTCCTTTTGCTGTAATGGCAGGAATGGACTGGACTTTGTTATTTCCAATTTATTCGGTACTAATTTTAATTACATTTGCTTGGACAAGCAAATTAAAAATTGAAGAAGTAAAACACGAAGACGAAACACCAGCCTCTTTAGTTAGTTGTTTATCACTTTTAAAGAACAAATATGTTTTAATGATGGTGATGGCAATATTTGTATATGTAGGAGCCGAAGTTTCAATGAGTTCAGGAATTCCAATTTTATTGAAAGAAGAGTTTGGAATAGAAGGTTTTAGTTTATGGTTAAGTTGGGCTTTATTTTTCCTACCAATATTAATTGGTAGATTTTCAGGAGCTGCAATTCTAACAAAAATAAAACCAATTAAGTTTTTATTTGTAACAGTAATTTTATCAATAATAGGTGTGTTTTTATTAATATTTGGAAACACAGTATTAGCATATACAGGAATTATTTTAGTAGGTTTAGGATTTGCAAATATTTTCCCTTTAGTTTTCTCAATCACAGTAGATAAATTACCAGAACGCGCAAATGAGCTAAGTGGTTTAATGGTAACTGCTATTGTAGGTGGTGCTTTTGTACCTCCAATAATGGGATATGTAGCAGATTCAACAAGTGTTTTATTAGGCTTTTTAGTGCCATTAGCTTGTTTAATATACATATTGTTTTCAGCAGTAGTAGCTTCAAAAAAATAG
- the rpsU gene encoding 30S ribosomal protein S21, which produces MLIIPVKEGENIDRALKRYKRKTRNTKILNQLRDRKQFTKKSVKRRKQIEKAEYKQHLRDQQDQ; this is translated from the coding sequence ATGTTAATAATTCCTGTAAAAGAAGGTGAGAATATAGATAGAGCTTTAAAACGTTATAAAAGAAAGACTAGAAATACCAAAATATTAAATCAATTAAGAGACCGTAAACAATTTACTAAAAAGTCGGTTAAAAGAAGAAAACAAATAGAAAAAGCAGAGTATAAACAACATTTACGAGATCAACAAGACCAATAG
- a CDS encoding DUF2723 domain-containing protein — translation MKSLNFSKWNTIIGWAIFAIALITYTLTLEPTVSYWDCGEYIATSVKLEVGHPPGAPLFQMLGAFFAMFTTDITHIAKMVNFMSALASAFTILFMFWTITILARKLVLKSTEITKSTAIAVLGSAVVGALTYTFSDSFWFSAVEGEVYAMSSFLMALLFWLGLRWEAEIGKPGGDKWLLLISFVVGLSFGVHILSLLVIPSIVFLYIYKKYKNLNAKQFIIANAVAILVLLFVFKMLFPYTLKYFSALELFFVNSIGLPFNSGSIIAAILLIVAFYIGLTYTHKNNKVEANTILLSILFIMIGFSSWLMLPIRANANTTINENNPSSARELLAYYDREQYGDASVFYDTYYSIIFNREIDSSNPTKDDKPKYEKDEKLGKYVIVNHYKDALPNYSDRHKGIIPRMVSTDGSVIKNYKSIAGIPENSKRRPTFIENIKYMIDFQFGYMYGRYFMWNFVGKQNDVQGNLDLQNGNWLSGIKFIDELRLGPQSNLPSDVENNKGRNTYFFLPFILGFIGLLFHLKKDKNDFYVLLLFFAFTGLAIIFYTNPKPFEPRERDYAVVGSFYIFAIWVGFGVLAIFEKLKKYANQNTVAIAVSVISLLAVPTLMASQNWDDHDRSNRYTAHLNAKACLDSCDENAILFTIGDNDTFPLWYMQEVENYRTDMKLINTSLFQTDWYIDQMKRKTYEADPIPSQLTHDKYKWGTLDVAYYFEEIFPQLKDSVVDIDYFMKWIESDKEITQYDLDDDGIPEKVLPSNKIRIPVDKEAVLKNGIVAEKDADLIVPYIDIEIGSAITKNRILMLDIIANNNWEKPIYFTGGAQADEEYIWMKDYLQLDGMTYKLVPIYTKNDGNFFEMGRINTDIMYENVKNWDWRNITDDNIYLDVETRKNSVTYRNNMERLARELISEGKSEKALEILDTSLEKMPVDKFGHYSMLISYIDLYYFLEETEKARKLTSELKNVLQEKLVYFSQYDESKIDIVFNQIERNFLMYDQIVKSSIRLDDEAYAQEIKDEYFKYLQLFDFLMPDQE, via the coding sequence ATGAAGTCACTCAATTTCTCTAAATGGAATACCATTATTGGATGGGCAATTTTTGCAATTGCTTTAATTACCTATACTTTAACATTAGAACCAACAGTTAGTTATTGGGATTGCGGTGAATATATTGCAACATCTGTAAAGTTAGAAGTTGGACATCCACCTGGAGCTCCTTTATTTCAAATGTTAGGTGCGTTTTTTGCAATGTTCACTACAGATATTACTCATATTGCTAAAATGGTAAACTTTATGTCTGCATTAGCCAGTGCATTTACTATTTTATTTATGTTTTGGACGATTACTATTTTAGCTAGAAAATTAGTACTAAAATCAACTGAAATTACTAAAAGCACAGCAATTGCTGTTTTAGGAAGTGCTGTTGTAGGTGCTTTAACATATACTTTTTCAGATAGTTTTTGGTTTAGTGCTGTTGAAGGTGAAGTATATGCAATGTCTTCATTTTTAATGGCTTTACTGTTTTGGCTAGGGCTACGTTGGGAAGCAGAAATAGGTAAGCCAGGAGGAGATAAATGGTTACTATTAATCAGTTTTGTTGTTGGGTTGTCATTTGGGGTGCATATTTTATCATTACTTGTAATACCTTCAATTGTATTTCTTTACATTTATAAAAAGTATAAAAATTTAAATGCTAAGCAATTTATAATTGCAAATGCAGTAGCAATATTAGTATTGCTTTTTGTTTTTAAAATGTTGTTTCCATATACATTAAAATATTTTAGTGCTTTAGAGTTGTTTTTTGTAAACTCAATAGGATTGCCTTTTAACTCAGGAAGTATTATTGCCGCTATTTTATTAATTGTAGCATTTTATATAGGATTAACTTATACTCATAAAAACAATAAGGTTGAAGCAAATACCATATTGCTTTCAATATTGTTTATTATGATTGGTTTTTCTTCTTGGTTAATGCTTCCAATAAGAGCCAATGCAAATACTACCATTAACGAAAACAATCCATCTAGTGCACGTGAATTATTAGCCTATTACGATAGAGAGCAATATGGAGATGCAAGTGTGTTTTACGATACGTATTACTCTATAATATTTAATAGAGAGATAGATAGTAGTAACCCTACTAAAGATGATAAACCAAAATACGAAAAAGACGAAAAACTAGGTAAATATGTTATTGTTAATCACTATAAAGATGCTTTGCCAAATTACAGTGATAGACATAAAGGGATAATACCTAGAATGGTGAGTACAGATGGATCTGTAATTAAAAATTATAAATCCATTGCTGGTATTCCTGAAAACAGTAAAAGAAGACCAACTTTTATTGAAAATATTAAATATATGATCGATTTTCAATTTGGTTATATGTATGGAAGGTATTTTATGTGGAATTTTGTTGGTAAGCAAAACGATGTACAAGGGAATTTAGATTTACAAAATGGAAATTGGTTAAGTGGTATTAAATTTATTGATGAATTACGTTTAGGCCCACAATCTAATTTACCTTCAGATGTTGAAAATAATAAAGGAAGAAATACTTACTTTTTCTTACCATTTATTTTAGGTTTTATAGGACTTCTTTTTCACCTTAAAAAAGATAAAAACGATTTTTATGTGTTGCTATTGTTTTTTGCATTTACTGGTTTAGCAATTATATTTTATACAAACCCAAAACCTTTTGAGCCTAGAGAACGAGACTACGCAGTGGTTGGTTCGTTCTATATTTTTGCAATTTGGGTTGGCTTTGGAGTATTGGCTATTTTTGAAAAATTGAAAAAATATGCCAATCAAAATACTGTGGCAATAGCTGTTTCTGTTATTAGTTTATTAGCTGTACCAACACTTATGGCTTCACAAAACTGGGACGATCACGATAGATCTAATAGATATACAGCACACTTAAACGCTAAAGCATGTTTAGATTCTTGCGATGAAAATGCAATTTTATTTACAATTGGAGATAACGATACGTTTCCACTTTGGTATATGCAAGAAGTTGAAAATTATAGAACAGATATGAAATTGATAAATACCAGTTTATTTCAAACGGATTGGTATATAGATCAAATGAAACGTAAAACGTATGAAGCTGATCCAATTCCGTCTCAATTAACGCACGACAAATACAAGTGGGGAACTTTAGACGTGGCTTATTATTTTGAAGAAATTTTCCCACAATTAAAAGATTCGGTTGTTGATATAGATTACTTTATGAAATGGATTGAAAGCGATAAAGAAATTACACAATACGACTTAGATGATGATGGAATTCCAGAGAAAGTATTGCCTTCTAATAAAATTAGAATACCAGTTGATAAAGAAGCTGTTCTTAAAAATGGTATTGTAGCTGAAAAAGATGCTGATTTAATTGTTCCTTATATTGATATTGAAATTGGAAGTGCTATTACAAAAAATAGAATTTTAATGCTTGATATTATAGCTAATAATAATTGGGAAAAACCAATCTATTTTACTGGAGGAGCACAAGCCGATGAAGAATATATTTGGATGAAAGATTATCTGCAATTAGATGGGATGACTTATAAATTAGTGCCAATATATACTAAAAACGATGGTAACTTCTTTGAAATGGGAAGAATTAATACCGATATTATGTACGAGAATGTTAAAAATTGGGATTGGCGTAATATCACTGATGATAATATTTATTTAGACGTAGAAACACGTAAAAATTCTGTAACCTATCGTAATAATATGGAACGATTGGCAAGGGAATTAATAAGTGAAGGGAAGTCAGAAAAAGCATTGGAAATTTTAGATACTTCTTTAGAAAAAATGCCTGTAGATAAGTTTGGGCATTATAGCATGTTAATTTCTTATATAGATTTATACTATTTTCTAGAGGAAACAGAAAAAGCGCGTAAATTAACTTCCGAGTTAAAAAACGTTTTGCAAGAAAAATTAGTCTACTTTAGTCAGTATGATGAATCAAAAATAGATATTGTTTTTAATCAAATTGAGCGTAATTTTTTAATGTACGATCAAATTGTAAAATCATCAATTAGATTAGATGATGAAGCCTATGCTCAGGAAATTAAAGACGAGTATTTTAAATATTTACAACTTTTTGATTTTTTAATGCCTGATCAAGAATAG
- a CDS encoding GNAT family N-acetyltransferase, producing MFKFKIYNKISTPSEDEKQEIVNFLHTHLEAFGDEKEAILKCLNFAVQDSDAGLGGFVLVLSDETENLGITIVNKTGMEDYIPENILVYIAVHNKVRGKGVGKKIMQKAIETADGDIALHVEPNNPAKFLYEKLGFENKYLEMRLKK from the coding sequence ATGTTTAAGTTTAAAATCTACAATAAAATTTCTACACCTTCTGAGGACGAAAAACAAGAAATTGTTAATTTCCTTCATACACATTTAGAAGCTTTTGGCGATGAAAAAGAAGCTATCCTAAAATGCTTAAATTTTGCAGTGCAAGATTCTGATGCTGGATTGGGTGGTTTTGTTTTGGTTTTAAGTGATGAAACCGAAAACTTAGGAATTACAATAGTTAATAAAACGGGAATGGAAGATTATATTCCTGAAAATATTCTTGTTTATATAGCAGTTCATAATAAAGTTAGGGGTAAAGGAGTTGGTAAAAAAATAATGCAAAAAGCAATTGAAACTGCAGATGGCGATATTGCTTTGCATGTAGAACCAAATAATCCAGCAAAATTTTTGTACGAAAAACTAGGTTTTGAAAACAAGTATTTAGAAATGCGCTTAAAAAAATAG
- a CDS encoding ROK family protein — protein MNKNRYSIGCDIGGSHISCAIIGVDTGVVLENSLINIKVENSESKEVLIAAWTKAIAMCKENLPDNSEFLGVGLAIPGPFDYEKGIGLFDNSNQKFVDLINVNVKEALSESLALPQDQIRFVNDATAFSLGCFWYGSGKGNNKMVAITLGTGFGSSFISEGEAIEEGTTVPENGYLWDKPFKEGIADDYFSTRWFVNSFNELSKEEVTGVKRIAELATSGNQEAISLFNNFGKNLADCLAEHLINFSADVVVMGGNIAEAFELFKPSLYSELKEKGVQIPFKVSVLKESAAMLGAVTLFK, from the coding sequence ATGAATAAAAATAGATATAGTATCGGTTGCGATATAGGAGGGAGCCATATAAGTTGTGCAATTATTGGCGTAGACACAGGTGTTGTTTTAGAAAACTCATTAATTAATATTAAAGTTGAAAATTCAGAATCAAAAGAAGTTTTAATTGCTGCTTGGACAAAAGCAATAGCAATGTGTAAAGAAAATTTACCTGACAATTCAGAATTTTTAGGAGTAGGATTAGCTATTCCTGGTCCTTTTGATTACGAAAAAGGGATTGGTTTGTTCGATAATTCAAATCAAAAATTTGTGGATTTAATAAATGTTAATGTAAAAGAAGCGCTGTCTGAGAGTTTGGCATTGCCACAAGATCAAATTAGATTTGTAAATGATGCTACAGCTTTTTCATTGGGATGTTTTTGGTACGGAAGCGGTAAAGGGAACAATAAAATGGTTGCTATTACCTTAGGCACAGGATTTGGATCATCATTTATTAGTGAAGGTGAAGCCATTGAAGAGGGAACTACAGTTCCAGAAAATGGATATTTATGGGATAAGCCTTTTAAAGAAGGAATTGCAGATGATTATTTTTCTACAAGATGGTTTGTAAACAGTTTTAATGAGCTCTCTAAAGAAGAGGTTACAGGAGTTAAACGAATTGCTGAATTAGCAACGTCAGGAAATCAAGAAGCAATTTCATTATTTAATAATTTTGGTAAAAATTTAGCTGATTGTTTAGCAGAGCATCTAATAAATTTTAGTGCAGATGTAGTTGTTATGGGAGGAAATATAGCAGAAGCTTTTGAGTTGTTTAAACCAAGTTTATATTCAGAATTAAAAGAAAAAGGAGTTCAGATTCCATTTAAAGTATCAGTTTTAAAAGAAAGTGCAGCTATGTTAGGTGCAGTAACCTTATTTAAATAA
- a CDS encoding aldehyde dehydrogenase, whose translation MNEIVTAQKKYFQTNVTKSISFRIQQLKKLEQLLKENEQLLNEAIFKDFKKSEFDTYTTELGIIYSEIQLTCKKLHKWARTKRVSTNFLNFPGKSYIIPEPLGVTLIIGAWNYPYQLSLSPAIAAISAGNTVILKPSEIAIETSSLLAKILNEAFDPAFFKVIEGGVLETTQLLNEKYDKIFFTGSTAVGKIIYKAAAKNLTPVTLELGGKSPAIIDEKFNIKVGVKRLVWAKFLNAGQTCIAPDYVCVHESIKTEFLKQLTLEIKASNFKIENNNYVQIIDRKNMKRLVSLIDTEKIYFGGTYKLEENTIDPTILTDINFNDEIMADEIFGPILPIISYKNIDEIITQIKLKPKPLACYIFSNNNTFIKKIEKEVSFGSGAINDAIMQITNENLPFGGVGNSGIGSYHGEYGFKTFSHYKSILRKSTWFEPNLKYHPLTNLKLKLIKFLMHFKL comes from the coding sequence ATGAACGAAATTGTAACTGCTCAAAAAAAATATTTTCAAACAAATGTTACTAAAAGTATTTCATTTAGAATTCAACAGCTTAAAAAGTTAGAGCAGCTTTTAAAGGAAAATGAGCAACTTTTAAATGAGGCCATATTTAAAGATTTTAAAAAATCTGAATTCGATACTTATACAACAGAATTAGGTATAATTTATAGTGAAATTCAGTTAACATGTAAAAAATTACATAAGTGGGCACGTACTAAAAGGGTGTCAACAAATTTTTTAAATTTTCCTGGGAAAAGTTATATCATTCCAGAACCATTGGGTGTTACATTAATTATTGGAGCCTGGAATTATCCTTATCAATTATCATTATCTCCCGCAATTGCTGCAATTTCAGCCGGAAACACTGTAATTTTAAAACCTAGTGAAATTGCAATAGAAACAAGTTCTTTATTAGCAAAAATTTTAAATGAAGCCTTTGATCCAGCATTTTTTAAAGTTATTGAAGGTGGAGTTTTAGAAACTACTCAGTTACTAAATGAAAAATATGATAAAATATTTTTTACAGGAAGTACTGCAGTAGGAAAAATAATTTATAAAGCAGCTGCAAAAAATTTAACACCTGTTACTTTAGAACTCGGAGGGAAAAGTCCTGCAATTATTGATGAAAAATTTAATATAAAAGTAGGTGTTAAAAGGTTGGTTTGGGCAAAATTTTTAAATGCAGGTCAAACCTGTATTGCTCCAGATTATGTGTGTGTTCATGAGTCAATTAAAACTGAGTTTTTAAAACAACTAACGTTAGAAATTAAAGCATCTAATTTTAAAATTGAAAACAACAATTATGTTCAAATAATTGATCGAAAAAACATGAAACGTTTGGTTTCATTAATTGATACAGAAAAAATTTATTTTGGAGGGACTTATAAGCTTGAAGAAAATACTATTGATCCAACTATTTTAACCGATATTAATTTTAATGATGAAATTATGGCTGATGAAATATTTGGCCCAATTCTACCTATAATAAGCTATAAAAATATTGATGAAATAATAACTCAAATAAAATTAAAACCCAAGCCTTTAGCGTGTTATATTTTTTCAAATAATAATACTTTCATAAAAAAAATTGAAAAAGAAGTATCATTTGGTTCGGGAGCAATTAATGATGCCATTATGCAAATAACGAATGAAAATTTACCTTTTGGAGGTGTCGGAAACAGTGGTATAGGCTCGTACCATGGAGAATACGGTTTTAAAACATTTTCACATTATAAATCCATTTTAAGAAAAAGCACTTGGTTTGAACCTAATTTGAAATACCATCCACTAACAAATTTAAAACTGAAACTTATTAAGTTTCTAATGCATTTTAAATTATAG
- a CDS encoding aldehyde dehydrogenase (NADP(+)) produces MITGKNYIGNVLSATGNTTFKTFNPQKNQENEVVFTEATTIEIEQAVELAREAFKIFKTISGVAKSKFLNEIANQILALGDNLLNIYCLESGLSKERAISERTRTIFQLHSFADLVKDGSWVEAVIDTANLERTPVPKVDLRKMLMPLGPIVVFGASNFPLAYSTAGGDTAAALAAGCPVIVKSHPMHAGTGELVAYAVIKAAEITGMPNGVFSNLNSSGIEVGVTLVKHPAVKAVGFTGSVRGGRSLYNTASQRPEPIPVFAEMGSVNPVILLPNAASKKAVFWAKNYAKSITQGAGQFCTNPGLILAVKSEGLTSFIETLAEEIIKIKPVCMLHPNIIGAFEDNKSTIQQQKGVKMVVDYNGEVSKNYGRQIITTVDAVRFLENTTLHQEVFGPFSMVVQCENVEQLQVVISKLEGQLTGTILAEDELENNLEIVNALQNKVGRIIFNGVPTGVEVCDAMVHGGPYPASTDSRFTAVGVNSIKRWVRPICYQNWPDKLLPNELKNENPLGIYRSVNGKHTVDVI; encoded by the coding sequence ATGATAACAGGGAAAAACTATATAGGAAACGTTTTATCTGCTACAGGAAATACAACTTTTAAAACTTTTAATCCTCAAAAAAATCAAGAAAATGAAGTTGTTTTTACAGAAGCAACAACTATAGAGATTGAGCAAGCTGTGGAATTGGCAAGGGAAGCATTTAAAATATTTAAAACTATTTCTGGAGTAGCAAAAAGTAAATTTTTGAATGAAATTGCAAATCAAATATTGGCTTTAGGAGATAATTTATTAAATATATATTGTTTAGAGTCTGGTTTGTCTAAAGAGAGAGCTATAAGCGAAAGAACTAGAACCATTTTTCAATTGCATTCTTTTGCAGATTTGGTAAAAGATGGCTCTTGGGTTGAAGCTGTTATAGATACTGCCAATTTAGAAAGAACTCCAGTTCCAAAAGTAGATTTACGTAAAATGTTAATGCCATTGGGACCAATTGTTGTTTTTGGAGCAAGTAATTTTCCTTTGGCTTATTCAACAGCAGGTGGAGATACTGCTGCGGCACTTGCGGCAGGTTGTCCTGTAATTGTTAAATCACATCCAATGCATGCTGGAACTGGCGAATTAGTAGCTTATGCTGTTATAAAAGCTGCAGAAATAACAGGGATGCCAAATGGTGTTTTCTCTAATTTAAACAGTAGTGGTATTGAAGTTGGAGTTACTTTAGTAAAACACCCAGCTGTAAAAGCGGTTGGTTTTACAGGTAGTGTTAGAGGAGGTAGGAGTTTGTATAATACTGCCTCTCAACGTCCAGAGCCAATACCTGTTTTTGCTGAAATGGGAAGTGTAAATCCAGTAATTTTATTACCAAATGCTGCAAGTAAAAAGGCTGTATTTTGGGCTAAAAATTATGCGAAATCGATTACTCAAGGAGCTGGACAATTTTGTACAAATCCAGGATTAATTTTAGCAGTGAAAAGTGAAGGTTTAACAAGTTTTATTGAAACTTTAGCTGAAGAAATTATAAAAATTAAACCTGTTTGTATGTTACATCCCAACATTATTGGCGCTTTTGAAGATAATAAATCAACAATACAGCAACAAAAAGGAGTGAAAATGGTAGTTGATTATAATGGCGAGGTTTCTAAAAATTACGGACGTCAAATTATTACAACTGTAGATGCTGTAAGATTTTTGGAAAACACAACTCTACATCAAGAAGTTTTTGGGCCTTTTTCTATGGTTGTACAATGTGAAAATGTGGAACAATTACAAGTGGTAATTTCAAAATTAGAAGGTCAATTAACAGGGACTATTTTGGCTGAAGATGAACTGGAAAATAATTTGGAAATTGTAAATGCACTTCAAAATAAAGTAGGACGTATTATTTTTAATGGAGTTCCTACAGGTGTTGAAGTTTGTGATGCAATGGTGCACGGTGGTCCTTATCCTGCTTCTACAGATAGTAGATTTACAGCAGTTGGAGTAAATTCAATTAAACGTTGGGTGCGACCTATCTGTTATCAAAATTGGCCAGATAAATTATTGCCAAACGAATTAAAAAATGAAAATCCATTAGGAATTTATCGTTCAGTTAATGGAAAACATACTGTAGATGTAATTTAA
- a CDS encoding polysaccharide deacetylase family protein, with amino-acid sequence MKPYFIKTPSLLKIIFSKWSWSFSAKEKNIYLTFDDGPTPEITEWTLEQLKKYKAKATFFCIGKNVENHPEIFQKIIKEKHAIGNHTHNHLNGWKTNTQEYFKNFEKADSTIYNNTGLFSEASSVSLETRKLFRPPYGKMSLKQSKKIRDKGYKIIAWDVISADFDTEISVKRCLNNVVKNTANGSIIVFHDSVKASEKLKYVLPKILEYYSVKGYSFKKIG; translated from the coding sequence ATGAAACCTTATTTTATAAAAACTCCAAGTCTATTAAAAATTATTTTTAGTAAATGGTCTTGGAGTTTTTCTGCTAAAGAAAAAAATATTTATTTAACTTTTGATGATGGTCCTACACCTGAAATTACTGAATGGACTTTAGAACAACTTAAAAAATACAAAGCCAAAGCTACTTTTTTTTGTATTGGGAAAAATGTTGAAAATCATCCGGAAATTTTTCAGAAAATAATTAAGGAAAAACATGCTATTGGAAATCATACTCACAACCATCTTAATGGTTGGAAAACTAATACACAAGAGTATTTTAAAAATTTCGAAAAAGCTGATTCAACAATATATAATAATACAGGTTTATTTTCAGAAGCCTCTAGTGTTAGTTTAGAAACTAGAAAACTGTTTCGTCCGCCTTATGGTAAAATGTCGTTAAAACAAAGTAAAAAAATTAGAGATAAAGGCTATAAAATAATTGCTTGGGATGTGATTAGTGCAGATTTTGATACTGAAATTTCAGTTAAACGTTGTTTAAATAATGTTGTTAAAAATACGGCAAATGGTAGTATAATAGTTTTTCATGATAGTGTTAAAGCTAGCGAAAAACTAAAGTATGTATTGCCAAAAATTTTAGAATATTATTCGGTAAAAGGATACAGTTTTAAAAAAATTGGATAA
- a CDS encoding DNA-3-methyladenine glycosylase I, whose product MKNNRCDWCGNDPLYIEYHDKEWGTPIFDDAELFEFLILETFQAGLSWITILKKRENFREAFDNFNYKKIANYNEIKFQELLKNKGIIRNKLKIKATISNAISFIEIQKEFGSFSNYIWKFTNGKPLNNEYKTLSEVPANTALSDTISKDLKKRGFKFVGSTVIYAYMQATGMVNDHLTTCFRYQEINKLNF is encoded by the coding sequence TTGAAAAATAATAGATGTGATTGGTGCGGAAACGACCCTCTTTATATTGAATACCACGACAAGGAATGGGGGACTCCTATTTTTGATGATGCTGAATTATTTGAGTTTTTAATTTTAGAAACTTTTCAGGCAGGATTAAGTTGGATTACTATTCTTAAAAAACGAGAAAACTTTAGAGAAGCTTTTGATAATTTTAATTATAAAAAAATAGCAAATTATAATGAAATTAAATTTCAAGAACTTCTTAAAAATAAAGGAATAATTAGAAATAAATTAAAAATAAAAGCAACTATTTCTAACGCTATTTCTTTTATTGAAATTCAGAAAGAATTTGGTTCTTTTTCTAATTATATATGGAAATTTACCAACGGAAAGCCTTTAAACAACGAATACAAAACATTAAGTGAAGTTCCTGCTAACACAGCTCTATCCGATACTATTTCTAAAGATTTAAAAAAACGCGGATTTAAATTTGTCGGTTCTACGGTAATTTACGCTTATATGCAAGCCACTGGCATGGTAAACGACCACCTTACAACGTGTTTTAGATATCAAGAAATTAACAAACTAAATTTTTAA